The Staphylococcus carnosus genome has a segment encoding these proteins:
- the rinB gene encoding transcriptional activator RinB, whose amino-acid sequence MTMYMLKTPYYVGNTMNMSGEMFEIKKLKHPIVLSGKRYRYREVNTGALFSSKRSIKQHFTKGTYKSEYPKRLLYIVSLLTVYELSKYVTNEIIIRLTANNEIDAPCDYDINSQADLNGVHNYNAGGK is encoded by the coding sequence ATGACTATGTATATGCTAAAGACACCATATTATGTTGGAAACACAATGAACATGTCAGGTGAGATGTTTGAGATTAAGAAACTGAAACATCCTATAGTATTAAGTGGTAAGAGGTATAGATATAGAGAAGTAAATACTGGGGCTTTATTTAGCAGTAAACGTTCAATCAAACAGCATTTTACCAAAGGCACGTATAAGTCTGAATATCCTAAACGCCTACTCTATATTGTCTCACTCCTCACTGTATACGAACTAAGCAAGTACGTTACGAATGAGATTATCATACGCTTAACAGCTAACAATGAGATAGATGCACCATGTGATTACGACATCAACAGTCAGGCGGATTTGAATGGGGTTCATAACTATAATGCGGGAGGTAAGTAA